The following proteins are encoded in a genomic region of Nymphalis io chromosome 16, ilAglIoxx1.1, whole genome shotgun sequence:
- the LOC126774548 gene encoding equilibrative nucleoside transporter 4 — MNETLGRGYARIEAIRAARGEALTMPEPAAPPPDRYNSVYLTLFVAGAAFLLPFNSFIMAVDYFQYHYPKSTIMFDMSTVYIVSACVAVITNNILLDIFTYNTRITFGILLSLATMLFVAVCNIGWDGFSTSVSYTINLVAIGVVAFGCTMQQASYYGFTGCLPPRYTQAVMAGESAAGFWVSLDRIVTKYGFRQPKRSTFMFFVFSILILLGHSMLHHVMMRHPLVQHYLRLTNESRHRRRIQLHLNPTEDATLMESEAGEASYGVLKLQSPAPSTGVVEAENTFSFANPVYSPTAAAPVPVPVPLASPPASVSEQSTLPPTTLRTPRPSYKVEDVVFESPERPTSWRNFKRGVLARWAVARAIYPYMVSIGLVYFTTLSLYPGIASEVPSCRLGSWMPIVLMSSFNLFDFIGKIAAAWPYEWSRSQLLMASGLRLLLVPLLLLCAAPRHSPHIVGDVYPIMFSVVLGFTNGLFGSVPMIMAPSRVGREHREIAGNMMTLSYNGGLLSGSLVSYLLLGMLGPPAETCRIYPTPVLPTVSPISNTGNGTFVLTAVH; from the exons ATGAATGAGACTCTAGGACGCGGGTACGCCCGCATTGAAGCAATACGAGCAGCGCGTGGTGAAGCCCTAACGATGCCGGAACCCGCTGCGCCTCCACCGGACAGATACAACTCAGTTTACTTGACATTGTTTGTCGCGGGCGCTGCCTTTCTACTGCCATTTAATAG TTTTATAATGGCGGTAGACTATTTTCAATACCATTACCCAAAATCTACCATAATGTTCGACATGTCTACTGTGTATATCGTCTCAGCGTGTGTCGCAGTCATCACGAATAATATCCTGCTCGATATCTTCACATACAATACTAGGATCACTTTTG GAATCTTACTCTCCCTGGCGACTATGTTGTTCGTGGCTGTGTGCAATATTGGATGGGATGGATTTTCAACAAGTGTATCTTACACTATCAACTTAGTGGCGATCGGAGTTGTAGCCTTCGGGTGTACCATGCAACAGGCATCGTATTACGGTTTTACTGGGTGCCTTCCTCCTCGATACACACAAGCTGTTATGGCAGGAGAGA GCGCAGCTGGATTCTGGGTATCACTCGATAGGATCGTTACAAAATATGGATTCCGTCAGCCTAAACGCAgtacttttatgttttttgttttttcaatatTGATACTACTCGGTCATTCCATGTTACATCATGTGATGATGAGACATCCACTTGTACAACACTATTTACGTTTAACCAACGAATCCCGACATCGACGCCGCATTCAACTTCATCTCAATCCAACTGAGGACGCTACTttg ATGGAAAGTGAAGCTGGAGAAGCTAGTTATGGTGTCTTGAAACTTCAGAGCCCAGCGCCTTCTACTGGAGTAG TGGAAGCGGAGAACACTTTTAGTTTCGCAAATCCCGTTTATTCACCGACTGCAGCTGCGCCTGTGCCTGTCCCTGTACCGCTAGCGTCACCGCCGGCGAGTGTATCCGAACAGTCTACTTTACCTCCTACAACACTTAGAACCCCAAGACCATCTTACAAAGTTGAAGATGTGGTTTTTGAATCTCCAGAGAGACCAACATCATGGAGAAACTTCaaac GTGGTGTGCTAGCAAGGTGGGCTGTTGCCCGAGCTATATACCCCTACATGGTGTCAATAGGGCTTGTATATTTCACCACATTGAGCTTGTACCCTGGTATTGCATCAGAGGTTCCTTCGTGTCGCCTAGGATCCTGGATGCCGATCGTTCTTATGTCCTCTTTTAACCTCTTCGACTTCATAGGAAAa ATCGCAGCAGCATGGCCTTACGAGTGGAGTCGTAGTCAGCTTTTAATGGCTAGTGGTCTTCGACTCTTACTCGTTCCATTACTTTTGCTGTGCGCAGCGCCGAGACACTCACCACACATCGTCGGCGAT GTTTACCCAATAATGTTTTCCGTCGTGCTAGGATTTACAAACGGGCTGTTCGGTTCTGTACCCATGATAATGGCCCCTTCGAGAGTTGGAAGGGAACATCGTGAAATCGCCG GAAACATGATGACATTATCATACAACGGTGGCTTGCTGTCAGGTTCATTGGTGTCCTACTTACTGCTGGGCATGCTCGGACCCCCCGCAGAAACTTGTCGTATTTATCCTACACCGGTATTACCTACTGTATCTCCCATCTCCAACACCGGCAATGGTACCTTTGTTTTGACAGCTgtgcattaa
- the LOC126774551 gene encoding farnesoate epoxidase-like — translation MWALIIFILFLIIFKEFIQKPPSYPPGPPLLPILGNILSVWSNLKKFKYHHIVWQYWSNKYGPILGLRLGLVNVVIVSGKDFIREVSTRDVFDGRPNGFFYLMRSFGKKLGLVFSEGPTWVKTRRMVLQSLKRFGYGSRAMESNISDECRALVELRLAEPEKSVTVNHMFDISIVNILWKLVAGKRYDLKDEQLNILCDLITRSFKVVDMSGGILNFLPFLRYVMPNIIGYAELKNIHNEIYSFLNITIQEHRATIDVKNPRDVIDMLLVETTADKKHPLTDEELQVICLDLLEAGVETVSNTAVFMLLHIVRNEKVQKRLQQEIDMEIGSCRQPTLSDRARMVYTEAVLLETLRISSVAAVGIPHMALDDAKLGNYIIPKGTFVLLAIHDLHNGRHWKDPEIFRPERFITKEGNLIQDEWLMPFGSGRRRCIGEGLARSELFMFLTHLLQSFNLKLPEGAPLPSTEPVDGITLSAKDFKIIFEPRLKRYNHPKFYINIS, via the exons ATGTGGgctttaatcatatttattttatttttaattatttttaaagaatttatacaaaaaccaCCTTCGTATCCTCCAG gtcCGCCGTTATTGCCAATATTAGGCAACATCCTATCAGTTTGGTCGAATttgaaaaagtttaaatatcatCACATTGTTTGGCAATATTGGTCAAATAAGTATGGACCTATTCTGGGGCTACGTCTTGGCTTAGTCAATGTCGTCATTGTTTCTGGTAAGGACTTCATCAGAGAAGTATCAACAAGAGATGTTTTCGATGGCAGACCGAAtggatttttttacttaatgagATCCTTTGGAAAAAAGCTTG GTTTGGTATTTTCTGAAGGACCAACATGGGTTAAAACACGACGTATGGTTCTGCAAAGTCTTAAGCGGTTTGGTTATGGTTCACGTGCAATGGAAAGTAATATAAGTGATGAATGTAGAGCCCTTGTTGAATTGAGATTGGCTGAACCTGAAAAATCTGTGACAGTGAATCACATGTTTGACATTTCTATCGTTAATATTCTATGGAAGTTAGTTGCTggaaaaag gtatGATTTAAAAGATGAACAATTGAACATTTTATGTGATCTAATTACAAGATCATTCAAGGTAGTAGATATGAGTGGtggcattttaaattttttaccaTTTCTTAGATATGTAATGCCTAACATAATTGGATATGCagaattaaaaaacattcacaatgaaatatatagttttttaaac ATCACTATACAAGAACATCGAGCTACAATAGATGTAAAGAATCCAAGAGATGTTATCGACATGCTCTTGGTTGAAACGACTGCAGACAAAAAACATCCTT TGACTGATGAAGAGCTCCAAGTGATATGCCTTGACCTACTTGAAGCCGGAGTTGAAACTGTCAGCAATACGGCAGTGTTCATGCTGTTGCATATTGTGAGAAATGAGAAAGTTCAGAAAAGACTGCAACAGGAAATTGATATGGAAATTGGATCTTGTCGACAACCTACTCTTAGTGATAGAGCCAG AATGGTGTATACTGAAGCTGTGTTACTAGAAACGTTACGAATATCCAGTGTAGCAGCAGTTGGTATACCTCATATGGCGTTAGACGATGCAAAACTTGGAAATTACATCATACCAAAG GGAACTTTCGTATTACTCGCTATTCACGACTTACACAATGGCCGTCATTGGAAAgaccctgaaatatttcgaccgGAACGTTTTATAACTAAAGAAGGAAATTTAATACAAGATGAATGGTTAATGCCGTTTGGAAGcg GAAGAAGACGATGTATTGGCGAAGGATTGGCAAGATCAGAACTGTTTATGTTCTTAACTCATCTGTTGCAAAGCTTTAACCTTAAACTACCAGAAGGTGCCCCTCTACCAAGTACAGAACCGGTTGACGGAATTACTCTTTCCGCAAAGGATTTCAAAATCATATTTGAACCgagattaaaaagatataatcaTCCGAAGTTTTACATCAATATATCATAA